The following are encoded together in the Pectobacterium wasabiae CFBP 3304 genome:
- a CDS encoding hemerythrin domain-containing protein gives MNIDKFKHQHTEILASIDTLRRLSREGVTENATDIARAIVAMSSTIKLHLSAEDRVLYPSLQRSGDEQLTKMSQHYQDEMQTIAADYDAFSRRWNTASQLVGHDRDFRADANHVLRKVYERMQRENHDFYPRIETA, from the coding sequence ATGAATATTGATAAATTCAAACACCAGCACACCGAAATACTCGCAAGCATTGACACCCTGCGCCGGCTGTCGCGGGAAGGCGTGACAGAGAACGCCACTGACATCGCCCGCGCCATTGTCGCCATGAGTTCGACTATCAAACTGCATCTTTCTGCGGAAGATCGCGTGCTTTACCCTTCTCTGCAACGCAGCGGTGATGAACAATTAACGAAAATGAGTCAGCATTATCAGGATGAAATGCAAACCATTGCCGCGGATTACGATGCCTTTTCCCGCCGCTGGAATACAGCTTCACAGTTAGTGGGGCATGATAGGGATTTCCGGGCGGACGCTAACCACGTCTTGCGTAAAGTCTATGAGCGTATGCAGCGAGAGAATCACGATTTTTACCCCCGTATTGAAACAGCCTAG
- a CDS encoding YeaH/YhbH family protein has protein sequence MAYFIDRRLNGKNKSTVNRQRFLRRYKSQIKQSISEAINKRSVTDIESGESVSIPNADINEPMFHQGRGGRRHRVHPGNDHFVQNDKIERPQGGGGGGSGQGDASKDGEGEDGFVFQISKDEYLDLLFEDLALPNLKKTQHRQMNEYKTHRAGYTANGVPANISVVRSLQNSLARRMAMTAGKRRTLHELEESLEQLAHTEPAQLLEEERLRQDIAELRQKIARVPFIDTFDLRYKNYERRAEPSSQAVMFCLMDVSGSMDQSTKDMAKRFYILLYLFLSRNYKNVDVVYIRHHTQAKEVDEQEFFYSQETGGTIVSSALKLMEEVVRERYDPSQWNIYAAQASDGDNWADDSPLCHQILANQLLPMVRYYSYIEITRRSHQTLWREYETLRDTFDNFAMQHIRDQNDIYPVFRELFRKQTVGH, from the coding sequence ATGGCCTATTTTATTGACAGGCGACTGAACGGCAAAAACAAAAGCACGGTGAACCGCCAACGCTTTCTGCGCCGCTATAAGTCGCAAATAAAACAGTCGATTTCCGAGGCCATTAATAAGCGTTCGGTGACCGACATCGAAAGCGGGGAGTCGGTGTCGATCCCCAATGCAGACATCAACGAACCGATGTTCCATCAGGGCCGTGGAGGACGCCGCCACCGCGTCCACCCGGGCAACGATCACTTCGTACAAAATGACAAAATCGAGCGGCCACAAGGAGGCGGCGGCGGTGGTTCCGGCCAGGGGGATGCCAGCAAAGACGGCGAAGGTGAGGATGGGTTTGTCTTTCAAATTTCCAAAGATGAATATCTGGACCTGCTGTTTGAAGATCTGGCGCTGCCGAATCTGAAGAAGACCCAGCATCGGCAGATGAACGAGTACAAAACGCATCGTGCCGGGTACACCGCTAACGGCGTTCCTGCCAATATTAGCGTGGTACGCTCGCTGCAAAACTCGCTGGCACGCCGTATGGCGATGACGGCGGGTAAACGCCGCACGTTGCATGAGCTGGAAGAGTCGTTGGAGCAGTTGGCGCACACCGAACCGGCACAGTTGCTGGAAGAGGAACGGTTACGGCAGGATATCGCCGAACTACGCCAGAAAATTGCGCGCGTGCCTTTTATCGATACGTTTGACCTGCGCTACAAGAACTACGAGCGCCGGGCTGAGCCATCGAGCCAGGCCGTGATGTTCTGTTTGATGGACGTGTCTGGTTCTATGGATCAGTCGACGAAAGACATGGCGAAGCGCTTTTATATTCTGCTCTATCTATTCCTCAGCAGAAATTACAAAAACGTCGACGTTGTCTATATTCGCCACCACACGCAGGCGAAAGAGGTCGATGAACAGGAGTTCTTCTACTCTCAGGAAACCGGCGGCACCATTGTCTCCAGTGCGTTAAAGCTGATGGAGGAAGTGGTGCGTGAGCGTTACGATCCGTCACAGTGGAATATCTACGCCGCACAGGCATCGGATGGCGATAACTGGGCAGATGATTCGCCGTTGTGTCACCAGATCCTGGCGAATCAGCTTCTGCCGATGGTGCGCTACTACAGTTATATTGAAATCACCCGACGTTCACACCAGACGCTCTGGCGCGAATATGAAACGCTGCGCGATACGTTCGACAATTTCGCCATGCAGCATATCCGCGATCAGAATGATATTTACCCTGTCTTCCGTGAGCTCTTCCGTAAACAAACCGTAGGGCATTAA
- the yeaG gene encoding protein kinase YeaG: MNIFDHYRQRYDAAKDEEFTLQEFLTICQQDRNAYANAAERLLTAIGEPVMVDTAQESRMSRLFSNRVIARYPAFEEFYGMEEAIEQIVSYLKHAAQGLEEKKQILYLLGPVGGGKSSLAERLKALMQRVPIYILSANGERSPVNDHPLCLFNPQEDAAILEKEYTIPRRYLGTIMSPWAAKRLQDFGGDISKFRVVKVWPSILAQIGIAKTEPGDENNQDISALVGKVDIRKLEHFAQNDPDAYGYSGALCRANQGIMEFVEMFKAPIKVLHPLLTATQEGNYNGTEGIAALPFNGIILAHSNESEWVQFRNNKNNEAFLDRVYIVKVPYCLRVSEEVKIYDKLLDHSELTHAPCAPGTLETLARFSILSRLKDPENSSIYSKMRVYDGESLKDTDPKAKSYQEYRDYAGVDEGMNGLSTRFAFKILSRVFNFDHSEVAANPVHLFYVLEQQIEREQFPQELAEKYLEHLKGYLTPKYAEFIGKEIQTAYLESYSEYGQNIFDRYVTYADFWIQDQEYRDPDTGQLFDRESLNAELEKIEKPAGISNPKDFRNEIVNFVLRARASNSGRNPNWTSYEKLRTVIEKKMFSNTEELLPVISFNTKTSTDEQKKHDDFVDRMMEKGYTRKQVRLLCEWYLRVRKSS, from the coding sequence ATGAACATATTTGATCACTACCGCCAGCGCTACGACGCTGCCAAGGACGAAGAGTTCACTCTGCAGGAATTCCTTACCATCTGTCAGCAGGATCGCAATGCTTATGCGAACGCGGCTGAACGATTGTTAACGGCTATCGGTGAGCCTGTAATGGTGGATACCGCCCAAGAATCACGAATGTCGCGCCTATTCTCTAACCGGGTGATTGCCCGCTATCCTGCTTTTGAAGAGTTTTATGGGATGGAAGAGGCGATCGAACAGATTGTCTCTTACCTAAAACATGCCGCGCAGGGATTGGAAGAGAAGAAACAGATTCTGTATCTATTGGGACCGGTCGGCGGCGGGAAATCCTCTCTGGCTGAACGCCTGAAAGCGCTGATGCAGCGCGTGCCTATTTACATCCTCAGCGCCAACGGCGAGCGCAGCCCGGTAAACGACCATCCGCTCTGCTTGTTCAACCCGCAGGAAGATGCTGCAATACTCGAGAAAGAGTACACGATCCCACGGCGTTATCTCGGCACCATCATGTCACCGTGGGCGGCCAAACGCCTGCAGGATTTCGGTGGTGACATTTCTAAATTCAGAGTCGTCAAAGTGTGGCCATCCATTCTGGCGCAAATCGGGATCGCGAAAACCGAACCGGGCGATGAAAACAACCAGGACATTTCAGCGCTGGTCGGTAAAGTCGATATTCGCAAACTGGAACATTTTGCCCAGAACGATCCTGATGCCTACGGTTACTCCGGTGCATTGTGCCGTGCGAACCAAGGCATTATGGAGTTCGTTGAGATGTTCAAAGCACCGATCAAGGTACTCCACCCGCTGCTGACCGCCACACAGGAAGGTAACTATAACGGGACGGAAGGTATTGCTGCCCTGCCGTTCAACGGGATTATTCTGGCGCACTCCAACGAATCCGAGTGGGTGCAGTTCCGTAACAACAAGAACAATGAAGCGTTCCTCGACCGCGTATATATCGTGAAAGTACCGTACTGCCTGCGCGTGTCCGAAGAGGTCAAAATTTACGATAAACTGCTGGATCACAGCGAGCTGACGCATGCGCCTTGCGCCCCCGGCACGTTGGAAACGCTAGCCCGTTTCTCCATTCTGTCGCGCCTGAAAGATCCCGAAAACTCCAGCATTTACTCCAAGATGCGGGTTTATGACGGAGAAAGCCTGAAAGATACCGATCCGAAGGCGAAATCCTATCAGGAATATCGCGACTACGCGGGCGTGGACGAAGGGATGAACGGTCTGTCGACCCGCTTCGCGTTCAAGATCCTGTCACGCGTCTTTAACTTCGATCACAGCGAAGTCGCCGCCAACCCGGTACACCTGTTCTACGTACTGGAACAGCAGATCGAACGTGAGCAATTCCCGCAGGAATTGGCAGAGAAATATCTGGAGCACCTGAAAGGCTATCTGACGCCGAAGTACGCTGAATTTATCGGCAAAGAGATCCAGACCGCCTATCTCGAATCCTATTCCGAATATGGACAGAATATTTTTGACCGTTATGTTACCTATGCGGATTTCTGGATCCAGGATCAGGAGTACCGTGACCCCGATACTGGCCAGTTGTTTGACCGTGAATCGTTGAACGCCGAGTTGGAAAAGATCGAGAAGCCTGCGGGCATCAGTAACCCCAAAGACTTCCGTAACGAGATCGTCAACTTCGTCCTGCGCGCCCGCGCCAGCAATAGCGGCAGGAACCCAAACTGGACCAGTTACGAGAAACTGCGCACGGTTATCGAGAAGAAGATGTTCTCCAACACGGAAGAGCTATTGCCTGTGATTTCGTTTAATACCAAAACCTCAACGGATGAACAGAAAAAACATGATGACTTCGTCGATCGCATGATGGAGAAAGGCTATACCCGGAAACAGGTGCGTTTGCTGTGCGAATGGTATCTGCGGGTGAGGAAATCATCATAA
- a CDS encoding MipA/OmpV family protein codes for MKKPQLCVLAALISGAVVLPSAYAADVSLGLGAVGSTSVYRGVDNDVYPLPVLNYESESFYFRGLGGGYYLWNDGVNRFSLTAYYLPLGFKPGDSDDLRMKQLDKRRGTLMAGAAYRHTADWGEIRTVLAGDTLDYSNGFAWDTAYLYRFSMGDLSITPGIGATWFSENMNQYYYGVSAQESSRSGFNQYSPGDGWAPYLELSAGYQINESWSAWAVGRYTRLSDEMKDSPIVDTNHSILMSAGVSYRF; via the coding sequence GTGAAAAAACCTCAACTATGTGTGCTGGCCGCGCTGATTTCTGGTGCTGTGGTCCTGCCTTCAGCCTATGCCGCCGATGTTTCTTTAGGCCTCGGCGCTGTGGGTTCAACGTCCGTGTACCGTGGTGTTGATAATGACGTTTATCCGCTTCCTGTACTGAATTATGAGAGTGAAAGCTTTTATTTCCGTGGATTGGGTGGTGGATACTACCTGTGGAATGACGGCGTAAATCGTTTCTCTTTAACAGCTTACTACCTGCCTTTAGGTTTTAAACCGGGAGATAGCGACGATCTGCGTATGAAACAGTTGGATAAACGCCGCGGTACGCTAATGGCTGGCGCGGCTTATCGTCATACTGCTGACTGGGGTGAAATTCGTACCGTGCTGGCAGGTGATACGCTGGATTACAGCAACGGCTTCGCGTGGGATACCGCCTATCTTTACCGTTTCTCAATGGGCGATTTGAGCATTACCCCTGGTATCGGTGCGACCTGGTTCAGTGAAAACATGAACCAATATTACTACGGCGTGAGCGCGCAAGAATCTTCGCGTTCTGGCTTTAACCAGTACAGCCCTGGTGATGGCTGGGCGCCATACCTTGAACTGAGCGCGGGCTATCAGATTAACGAAAGCTGGAGCGCTTGGGCCGTCGGTCGTTACACGCGTTTGTCTGATGAAATGAAAGACAGCCCTATCGTTGATACTAACCACAGCATCTTAATGAGTGCAGGCGTTAGCTATCGTTTCTGA
- a CDS encoding aldo/keto reductase, whose translation MTKSIRFPDDTRVPAIGQGTWYMGEDARMKVQEVAALQAGIDLGLTLIDTAEMYADGGAESVVGEAIRGRRDRVYLVSKVYPHNAGGEKAIQACERSLKRLQTERIDLYLLHWRGGIPLVDTIAAMERLQQAGKIGQWGVSNLDLGDMQELWSLSGGQRCMTNQVLYHVASRGIEFDLLPWCQQQQLPVMAYCPLAQAGRLRDGLFSHPVVNRIAREHSITPAQLLLAWVIRQQGVIAIPKASSVTHVQENAKALDVMLSTEDVAQLDQAFPPPTRKQHLDVV comes from the coding sequence ATGACAAAATCGATTCGTTTTCCAGATGATACCCGTGTACCGGCGATCGGTCAGGGAACGTGGTACATGGGTGAAGATGCCAGAATGAAAGTGCAGGAAGTGGCGGCGCTGCAAGCGGGCATCGATCTTGGGTTAACGCTGATTGATACCGCCGAGATGTATGCGGACGGCGGGGCGGAGAGCGTGGTCGGCGAAGCGATACGTGGCCGCCGTGACCGTGTTTATCTGGTATCGAAAGTTTACCCGCACAATGCGGGAGGCGAAAAAGCGATACAGGCGTGTGAACGCAGCCTGAAGCGCCTGCAAACCGAGCGTATCGATCTGTATCTGCTGCACTGGCGCGGTGGTATCCCGTTAGTTGATACGATTGCTGCGATGGAACGGTTGCAGCAGGCGGGAAAAATCGGTCAGTGGGGTGTATCTAATCTCGACCTTGGCGATATGCAGGAGTTGTGGTCGCTAAGTGGTGGGCAGCGCTGCATGACCAATCAGGTGCTTTACCATGTGGCATCGCGCGGTATTGAGTTTGATTTGTTGCCGTGGTGTCAGCAACAGCAGCTTCCCGTGATGGCGTATTGTCCGCTGGCGCAGGCAGGGCGCTTGCGTGATGGGTTATTCTCACATCCGGTGGTGAACCGTATTGCGCGCGAACATAGCATCACGCCAGCGCAGCTTTTATTGGCGTGGGTTATCCGTCAGCAAGGGGTGATTGCGATTCCGAAAGCAAGTTCTGTAACGCATGTTCAGGAAAATGCGAAAGCGCTGGATGTGATGTTGTCTACGGAAGACGTCGCGCAGTTAGATCAAGCCTTCCCACCGCCGACGCGCAAACAACATCTGGATGTGGTGTGA
- a CDS encoding D-hexose-6-phosphate mutarotase encodes MHNTIFSLPVTKQISTTLSQRQLDQLPVIVVDHPEVRAAIALQGAHLLSWQPTNEEPVLWLSDNTPFTQHVAIRGGVPICFPWFGPFAEPNHGFARLLPWEFTAHSEDEHGVQLTFTLHDSEETRKAWPHAFTLIARFKLGKECGIELEAQGDYSITSALHTYFQIGDISDIRIAGLGEPFIDKVDQGKLATQQGDLVFTGRADRIYTQPQDTSVVHDAVLKRAIEVHHTHHSDVVSWNPGAELSRTISDMPDEGYKTFVCVETARINQPFVASAKAPARLATVIRIKK; translated from the coding sequence ATGCATAACACAATTTTCTCACTCCCCGTCACGAAGCAAATTAGCACCACCCTCAGCCAGCGTCAGTTGGACCAATTACCCGTCATCGTCGTCGATCATCCTGAAGTTCGTGCCGCCATCGCATTACAAGGCGCGCACCTGCTCAGTTGGCAGCCGACGAATGAAGAACCCGTGCTTTGGCTAAGCGACAATACGCCTTTTACTCAGCACGTTGCCATTCGCGGCGGCGTCCCTATCTGTTTCCCTTGGTTTGGCCCTTTCGCCGAACCTAACCACGGTTTTGCTCGTCTGCTGCCGTGGGAATTTACCGCCCACAGCGAAGATGAACACGGCGTGCAACTCACGTTCACACTGCACGATAGTGAAGAAACACGTAAGGCCTGGCCACATGCGTTCACGCTCATCGCTCGCTTCAAGCTGGGTAAAGAGTGCGGTATTGAACTGGAAGCACAGGGTGATTACAGCATTACTAGCGCGCTGCACACCTACTTCCAGATCGGCGACATCAGCGACATTCGTATTGCTGGTCTGGGTGAGCCATTCATTGATAAAGTGGATCAAGGCAAGCTGGCGACGCAGCAAGGTGATCTGGTCTTTACCGGCCGTGCAGACCGTATCTATACCCAACCGCAGGACACCAGCGTGGTACATGATGCAGTACTGAAACGCGCTATTGAAGTACACCATACGCACCATAGCGATGTCGTGTCATGGAACCCGGGAGCAGAACTCTCTCGCACGATTAGCGATATGCCAGATGAGGGATATAAAACGTTCGTGTGCGTGGAAACCGCGCGAATTAATCAACCGTTTGTTGCATCTGCCAAGGCTCCAGCCCGTCTGGCAACGGTTATCCGCATCAAGAAATAA